In the Primulina tabacum isolate GXHZ01 chromosome 7, ASM2559414v2, whole genome shotgun sequence genome, gtaattttttgataagcaatgatagagatatgatttttatcataaaactGCTCGAGCTGttaaaatttgtgcatgttcttcacgttttctcaagttttggttgGATGATTCGTTGGGAATTCCTGAATCTTTGCTGATGTGGTTAGGACAGCATGTCCAGATTGTTCTAACGAAGCCCTCGTCTTTTTTAAGTATATTTGacgttaaaaaagaaaatattttatgttttttaggtatgcgaattgtcttgtgaccaattatgaacggatttggaagccggagaacgtgtccggggacctctcctgtaacgtcccagattcgacgactgtcctcactgtatcaagacgagtctttccagcgtgcttatgtcctcactcacacgcaccctggaaaacttctcaggaggtcacccataccAAAAttgcccaagtcaagcacgtttaactttggagttcttatgtgatgagctaccgaaaagaagatgcaccttcgtgatatgagtagtacaaatcaaatcttttaagccctctttaattgtacagtccattacattgaacagtctcggaatccctctcattcccgtgtgggtcggttcattcatgttccgtccacctagaagcctgccaggagccgctcattgtccgtgcaactgatggcaccgccGATCACCCTCCGCCCTCTTCGGCCGCGGGCCTCACATgtccaccagcttccgcttgtttcgtccccgaaccacaccgtactaagagaggtcggctctgataccaattgtaacgccccagattcgacgaatgtcctcactgtatcaagacgagttttccagcgtgcttatgtcctcactcacacgcaccctaggaaacttcccaggaggtcacccaatccaaaattgccccaattcaagcacgcttaactttggagttcttatgtgataagctaccgaaaagaagatgcaccttcgtaatatgagtagtacaaatcaaatcttttaagccctcttcaactgtagagtccattacattgaactgtcttggaatccctctcattcccgtgtgggtcggttcattcatgttccctccacctagaagcctgccaggagccgctcattgtccatgcaactgaaggcaccggcgatcaccccccgccctcttcggccccgggcctcacatctccaccccggtaaagcatgaccagattttgatcaggattgagaagtggtaaagcatgaccagggaccaatccacccggtaaaacATGActggggatcttatgtatgtgggagtGGACGTTCAGTCGAAAGGCTATGATGATCCCTGCCACCCAGTACTGTAGTTTAGTCTGATAAGGCACAATTATGTtacgggtcacttgctttgaaatataTCTCTACGCAACATGATAATTactatgcatgtttaagtatgtatgacgcaaacacgtttatgaaaaagtttatgaattgatggcacgtctattttatgtaagtatgttcacaGTTTAAGTATTTATGTGCTACTTTAAAATTCATGTGgctttattatgtattacttgttattctcagtttatacatgttgagtctttagactcactagacttgatcgatgcaagtAAGGACGAGTATGAGAAGACGAGAGGCGaggaccagtgagttggcttggACGGTGCGGAGGCCTAACCCTAGGACCACTtaatttttcaagaatttttatgCACGTTAAATTCGTTTACTCTGACTTTCGTGAAATTACTTCAAGttgtttaaacaaaaacttgttgcaagcctttttacatttcaaatatttagacaagaattttatttgtatttcattttgagagattattacttatttaagaaaaattttaattttccgcaaatttaagCAGTTTttaagtacggtacgttacagttggtatcatagCGGTGTtattgtaaagggttatgcctactgccggttgtgagaagctcaagaagtcatgcctcaagtctgtaagttttaaatttttaaaattatttaatgtaGAAAGCATCAAGGTCATGATTTCAACATGTACATGTTTAAGTTCGATTTACTCTCATCTTATGATATGGATAGTATGTTCTTGCAtgttggtttacgtgttgggtaagtTGTAGAACAGTACGCCTCCTAGATGTATGATTGCACGTGGGGCAGGTGAagaggatagagaggctcggGATGGGGATAGGGCCATTCTCTTCACCCatcgccagatatgcaggcacatatgcttgcagggatgacccAGTTCTTGGCAtaatttgcggggaacaatgttgGAATAGATACGGGGGCGAGGCCAGGccagaggcagtgtatgagagaTTCAGGAGAATGGATCCAAAAGAAATCTCGGGGAGTACTGACtcgatgatagctgagggatggatcaagtcCACCGAGGTGATATTAACTTTtaggagctgcaggatgcaaaCAGAGTCAGATGTGCCACTTTCCTATTGACAGGGGATGTCACactgtggtgggagagtgcatcgGTGGCATTGAATTTGCAGACCCTTAGTTGGGAGGGTTTCAGGGAGGTGTTTTACTcgaagtacttcactgaggaagtacgctcctgCCTGACCAAGGAGTTTATGACTTTGCGGCAGGGAGACCGCAGCGTGgcggagtttgtgaggaagttcgagCAAGGGTGTAactttgtgcccttgatagCTAACGATGCCAGAGAAAAGCTGATGCATTTCATTGATGGATTACGGTCGATCTTGCGCTgtgatgtgagagttgctggt is a window encoding:
- the LOC142550626 gene encoding uncharacterized protein LOC142550626, whose amino-acid sequence is MGIGPFSSPIARYAGTYACRDDPVLGIICGEQCWNRYGGEARPEAVYERFRRMDPKEISGSTDSMIAEGWIKSTETLSWEGFREVFYSKYFTEEVRSCLTKEFMTLRQGDRSVAEFVRKFEQGCNFVPLIANDAREKLMHFIDGLRSILRCDVRVAGPTSYAISVSRVLAAEQDQKDIYNDRQGKRPYQAPQQQQ